Proteins from a genomic interval of Diospyros lotus cultivar Yz01 chromosome 6, ASM1463336v1, whole genome shotgun sequence:
- the LOC127804220 gene encoding auxin-responsive protein SAUR32-like, with translation MIHEEKKMKVKKGWLAVRVGLEDEDGGGFQRFVIPISYLYHPLFRSLLEKAHEVYGYNAAGPLRLPCSVDDFLHLRWMVEKEAAATSHHHHHHHLPVSLSFHSC, from the coding sequence ATGATTCacgaagagaagaagatgaaggtgaAGAAAGGATGGCTGGCAGTGAGAGTAGGATTGGAAGACGAAGATGGCGGCGGCTTCCAACGCTTTGTGATCCCCATTTCATATCTCTATCATCCTCTCTTCAGGAGCCTTTTGGAGAAGGCCCATGAGGTTTATGGCTACAACGCCGCCGGCCCCCTCAGGCTTCCTTGCTCCGTCGACGATTTTCTTCACCTCCGGTGGATGGTTGAGAAAGAGGCCGCCGCCACctcccaccaccaccaccaccaccaccttcCAGTCTCTCTCTCCTTCCACTCCTGTTAA